A single window of Camarhynchus parvulus chromosome 9, STF_HiC, whole genome shotgun sequence DNA harbors:
- the SERP1 gene encoding stress-associated endoplasmic reticulum protein 1, producing MVAKQRIRMANEKHSKNITQRGNVAKTSRTAPEEKASVGPWLLALFIFVVCGSAIFQIIQSIRMGM from the exons ATGGTGGCCAAGCAGCGCATCCGCATGGCCAACGAGAAGCACAGCAAGAACATCACCCAGCGGGGGAACGTCGCCAAGACCTCG AGAACGGCCCCGGAGGAGAAGGCGTCGGTCGGGCCCTGGCTGTTGGCTCTCTTCATCTTCGTGGTCTGCGGATCAG CTATCTTCCAGATCATCCAGAGCATCCGGATGGGCATGTGA